The Dokdonia donghaensis DSW-1 DNA window TGGTTTTATAGCCTCCTCCTTGTTTTCGGTATAACCATCTGCATAGGCTTCTGTATACAATTCTATTCTATCTGCACCTGTTTCTTTTGCCCCTTCTATCATTTCTAATACAGGGTCAACAAAGATTGAGGTGCGTATACCTGCATTTTGAAATTCGACTATAACCTCCTTTAAAAAGTCCTTATGTTTTATTGTATCCCATCCCGCATTACTCGTAATTGCATCTACTGCATCTGGCACTAGTGTAACTTGTGTAGGTTTAGTCTCTAGTACGAGATCTATAAATTTTTGAATAGGATTACCTTCTATATTAAACTCTGTAGTCACCACATCTACTAGATCGCGAGCATCTTGATATCGTATATGGCGCTCATCAGGTCTAGGGTGTATGGTTATTCCTTGAGCGCCCATTTTCTCAAGGTCGCTTGC harbors:
- a CDS encoding pyridoxine 5'-phosphate synthase — encoded protein: MTKLSVNINKVATLRNARGGNVPDLLKVASDLEKMGAQGITIHPRPDERHIRYQDARDLVDVVTTEFNIEGNPIQKFIDLVLETKPTQVTLVPDAVDAITSNAGWDTIKHKDFLKEVIVEFQNAGIRTSIFVDPVLEMIEGAKETGADRIELYTEAYADGYTENKEEAIKPYITAAFLASDLGIGINAGHDLSLDNVAYFHNSIPDLLEVSIGHALMAESLYLGFETVVASYLEKLQ